TTCAAGTTCTGACCATCGGCATGGGGCTTGCTCTAATCCAGAGATGTTAACAGTGATGGCGGCGATCGCCAATGCTATCCTTTACGAAGAACTCGAATCAGCCCGAGCGCAAAGCGAAGAAACCTCACGACTTAAACAGCAACTTCTGAATAAGGTTTCCCATGAGTTTAGAACACCGCTCAATGGCATGATTGGTTTTCTAAAGCTTATCCTTGATGGTATGGCTGACGATCCCGAAGACCAAATGGAGTTTGTTCAAGAAGCTCATAACTCAGCGCTGCGACTGTTGAATCATATCGAGGACTTTCTGGATTTAGCGAAACTCCAAGCTGGCGAAATGACGATTGAGCTAAGTTCAATCCATCTGGATGAGCTATTGAGAGATGTAGAAAAGTTTACCCGATCTAAAGCCGAGGAGAAAGGTTTAGAGTATAGTATTTCTGCTCCCCCGACCCGAGATGAGGCGATCGTGGTGGGTAATTATCAAGGACTGCTACAAGTGATGTTAAATCTGATCGGTAATGCGATTAAGTTTACCCATGAGGGGGAAATTACGATTCGAGGACAAGCGATCCCTCAAAAATATTCCGCCCTAGGACGCGAGTACCCTGGATTTGTCAAGCTGATTATATCGGATACCGGCATTGGTGTGGCTCTAGACAAGCAAAACAAGCTATTTGAGGCATTTTACAAAGTTGATGGATCGAATACGTCCAGATACGAAGGTACGGGCATTGGATTAACGATTTCCCAAGGATTGATGGAGTCCATGGGATGTGAAATTGATTTCTTTAGTATGGGGGAAGGATTGGGATCGACTGTAACTTTAACGGTTCCTCTGCAACAATTACCGATCCTGATTAAGGACTAGATAAAGTCGGTAATTTGATCCATTCGCAATCAGTAATAATACTGAAAAGACTGATGGACTCTTCTAATAAGCAAGCATGACCACTATGGGGTAAATCAATG
The sequence above is drawn from the Roseofilum reptotaenium CS-1145 genome and encodes:
- a CDS encoding sensor histidine kinase; its protein translation is MVDKGLEVSSSSDHRHGACSNPEMLTVMAAIANAILYEELESARAQSEETSRLKQQLLNKVSHEFRTPLNGMIGFLKLILDGMADDPEDQMEFVQEAHNSALRLLNHIEDFLDLAKLQAGEMTIELSSIHLDELLRDVEKFTRSKAEEKGLEYSISAPPTRDEAIVVGNYQGLLQVMLNLIGNAIKFTHEGEITIRGQAIPQKYSALGREYPGFVKLIISDTGIGVALDKQNKLFEAFYKVDGSNTSRYEGTGIGLTISQGLMESMGCEIDFFSMGEGLGSTVTLTVPLQQLPILIKD